A region from the Maniola jurtina chromosome 20, ilManJurt1.1, whole genome shotgun sequence genome encodes:
- the LOC123875883 gene encoding uncharacterized protein LOC123875883, translating to MMKSNYFSRSSLPLMQKGIGCQSLYHLACVGIQDKNKIVAGWACPECKAKVPRKNNDDTPIKISSERDLACAADQSPCMSPNDTAHDITADFSVAEELKLFREVLREELSSLRNEMQGIKRELSNVSSSLLQCNKRIDDLESSVTRVEKQFSKRIDDLESRIVSVESQPKERNGTDSTAVEAMIGQLKAELNDRDQELLLNDVDITGIPEEKGENVLHVTTLVAAKIGITLKESDIVRAERVGPVRAGRDARPIVVRLARRALRDDLLRAARVRREATTADLSLPGPVRRFYINERLTKNNRQLFNKARAAAKSCKWKFIWSRDGRIYARKNEGQSGVRIRSDQDILRIFGSENIGPNV from the exons atgatgaaatctaATTATTTTAGTCGCTCGTCGCTGCCGCTCATGCAAAAAG GTATAGGATGCCAGAGCTTATATCACCTAGCATGCGTTGGTATACAAGATAAGAATAAGATCGTAGCAGGTTGGGCATGCCCCGAGTGTAAAGCTAAAGTTCCAAGGAAAAATAACGATGACACACCGATTAAAATCAGCTCGGAGCGTGATTTGGCTTGTGCGGccgaccaaagtccatgcatGTCGCCTAATGACACCGCGCATGACATTACGGCTGATTTCTCGGTGGCCGAAGAATTAAAGTTGTTTCGTGAAGTACTTAGGGAGGAATTGAGTAGCTTGCGTAATGAGATGCAGGGGATCAAGCGGGAACTATCTAATGTCTCATCCTCATTGCTGCAATGTAATAAGCGAATTGACGACTTAGAATCCAGCGTTACTCGTGTGGAAAAGCAATTTAGCAAGCGAATTGATGACCTGGAGTCCAGAATTGTCTCGGTAGAAAGCCAACCAAAAGAGCGAAACGGCACCGATTCTACGGCTGTGGAGGCAATGATTGGACAATTAAAAGCTGAGCTCAACGACCGCGACCAGGAACTTCTGCTGAACGATGTTGATATCACGGGTATCCCAGAGGAGAAGGGGGAGAACGTGCTCCATGTCACAACGCTGGTCGCGGCCAAAATAGGTATCACACTAAAGGAAAGTGACATAGTACGAGCTGAGCGGGTGGGCCCCGTGCGTGCAGGCCGCGACGCGCGCCCGATCGTCGTGCGACTGGCGAGGCGCGCGCTGCGTGATGACTTGCTGCGAGCGGCCCGAGTGCGCAGAGAGGCCACCACAGCTGACCTGAGCCTCCCCGGTCCTGTGCGACGTTTTTACATCAATGAACGCCTGACGAAAAATAATAGACAACTGTTTAATAAAGCGCGAGCTGCAGCTAAGAGTTGTAAATGGAAATTTATATGGAGTCGAGACGGACGTATCTACGCGAGAAAAAACGAAGGACAATCTGGAGTGCGGATTAGGTCAGATCAGGACATTTTGCGTATTTTTGGTTCAGAAAATATTGGTCCAAATGTTTAA